CGACAGAATGTGCAGATGTGATGCAGCAATTTTTTCAGTTAcggagaaagaagaaagagaggaaAACAGAAGCTGAACCACCAAGTCCAGCACCTGCCTCATGTCTTCCCATCACACACCATCGCCATTCAAAGTTCTTGAGTAAAATGCATGATGCCTTCAGCATTATGTTCTGTTTATAGATCAAATCTTTGTTCCTCATAGATACTCTTTTTGCTCTATTTTAGTAATGGTGTGGTTtagtttatatgtttttttgtgtAGTTTATGGATAGTTCAGTAACCGGAATACAGTATCAATTCATTGGTTTTGTGACAATTTGACCTGAATATAACCTCTTACTTGAATAAGTGGTAGTCTATTAGATTAGCTATAACTAGTAACAAATCAGGCAGGTTGGTTTAACTATCATGTCAATGGGTAATATTTTGGTACATATCGAGCTTGGCAGGTGGAAACTTGGCTCTGAACTCCCTTTGGGTGACCTCTGACAGATTGATCTGTCagagttttattttatatatatccatGTAAATGAGCATATGCCCTGAAACCCAAGATCCGGCCCGCCCAACCCGGTCCATCAAATAGGGTAACGATCCGGGTCATGGGTTTGATTTTGGTGCACTACCGGGTTTTGGGTTGGGCAGGTTTTGAGTTTTAACACGTGATAAACAAATGTCCCTTGAACCCGAGAACCGAAACGAACCCCGCCAGACCCGAACCAACATGCCCGATAGGGTAATGGGTTCAATTTGGTTGCATTGCTGGGTTTCGGTTATGGGTCGGGTCAGGTTTTGACCCGTGCTCATGCATATATCTCCATTTTAAGCTCACACATACACATGTCAGACTTGTCGCTACTAGCCACTGTCACAGAAACAACCACACACTAAAAAtgttgtacattttttttttctttcaaaatgaTCTAGAAATTCCTTATACATGTATCTAAACTGTTAAAATCAAGACAAAATTACTAGTTAGAGTGGATTGGCTCATCAAACTTGATCTGTATCGGGACTCATATCGACTTCATCCTGAAATTTGTATTCCACTACAAGATTGAGATTGTCAACAAGTTGATGatatgtcgaacaacctgcaCACTACATACAAATGTTCATTTGTAAGGATaaaaaactttcattaaacTTGTGAGtcacaataaacaaaaaagcaTGTTTATCCAGATACTAAAACCTGTTAAAAAAGCATCTAATAGAAACGTGCCACGAATGTACAAGAAAAAACATACCTGCACATAAACCGTCCCCTTTTCATAAGCTAATCTGTTTATGAGCCTTTGTGATCTTACACCACAAGCATCACATGTAAAGTTTGCCAACAAGCTTCTTCTCGGATGTTTGAGATTAATTGTTGCTCCCTGCAGGTTTGCATTGGTCAAAGAAAGAGCAGCTTTAGTCAAGCATGTATGGCACACTTCATTACACATAGCAGTCGAAAAGGGTAgtctttcatcttttatatGTCTTGTTTAGATGTTACTATGGGACTCTCTTAGTTTCAAGTTTATATAACCTCTCGCTATTGTGCTTTTTTCCCTAATGATATACTTGAAAGATGAAGCCACCCTCATAAATATGAACTTGCATAATACATGATTTACATTTTAATCAATTATAAACATACTAATCTACAATAAATACACATCTTAAATTTTGTTAGCAACTATAAGTGTGCTAATCTGCAACAATATAAAAGGTGTGAAATGAAAGAATAATTCCAAGCAAAGCACATAATTTCAGTATTAGCAACTAATAGTTGAAGTGAATAATTGTATCTTTTATCCTTGGAAGGCAGTTACCATGCTTAtcttttcaaataaaaacaaaagcatCTCTATGCACCCCACAATTCGTACAGCCCAGCTTCAAAGCTTAGCAAGCAAAAAGGAATAGTGCTAAAAGTTTAAGACAGAAAAGCTCATCTTGGTTCTCTAGTTAATCTGTCATGACAAGTAACTATTTTTAGTAACAACACTTTTATCGAATCATACATAATCCGTTTTATCTGTATGACCCTGACAAGCGAAAACCGGCAGCACTAGTTTGTCTACAAACATATGACCGCTTTTGGCATCACAAGACAGTGCAAAGTCAAGTTAAAACTTAAGACCTCTACCCTTAAGCTTGCTTCCCTGATCTATGAGCTTGTATTTTGTTCTTAGTTTTTAAGGTAACTTTGCATCTTCTTTGGCAggtataatataaatatataatcccACAATGAAACCTGATTCACGGAATTCATTGAAGTACTATAAATTTGTATCTAATTCCATAGAATAACCGTTCTCATATAATTCAAATTCTATGCCTTTAACACAGAAATCATCAACCGACTACACAATTACTAGTATTCTTATTGACTGATTCTTCAATCCAGATATTATCAACGTAATCATTCCATTATCATGAAAATATTCCTCAATAACACAGCATGAGAAGTGAAAGTGAATAATATTCTACAACTTTACTCCTCCTTTTGGTTGATCGTATCTAAATCTGcagaaaaagtaaataatactAACCTAAACTAGAATATTATACAAACTTATAATACTAAACTAAACTATAACATTATACAAACTTACTTACACTTTTCTCCACCCTTTTCTTTTGTCAACATCAAACATAAAAAACTAATCCATTTTTACCATTTTGTAACCCAGACACCCACAAAAGAAGTAAAATCATGTCTAGTTTTATATGAACTAACATAACTTAGCTTAGATCGAGAACGATCAAACACAACTAAGATTCTCTACTAATATATGTTTTGAAGGCTAAGCACTATCATCTGAGGTTACAGAGGATCCTCACATCACTGTCACGGTGTTACAAGCTATATAATGACTCGTCGTATCCAGGTCAACAAGATTTTACAATCCTAATGAAAAGATTGATGTTTTATTAGacattaaaaagtgaaaaaggtGACAAAGTGCATAATTAATGTATTCTAAAGTAGAAGAAAACAACAATCAAACATACACAAAACCAAACCCAGCTTCCAAATTCAATAACTTTCGCAAAGTTcaaaactttaataaaatataatcataccaacaaaattaaaaagatatatatacaagtatacatACAGAATTTGAAGATTCAATAGACCCAAAAGAAGTTTCTTCAACAAACCCTTTAGAATCATCTTCAACCAAACAAGAAATCACCTTTCTTTTTGAATAAGCAATACCCAATCTgcaaaatcaaataataatcagcaaatcaaacccaaaaaaattatttaaaaaatacatataaaagatatgatttttataaacaTGCCTTGGAAATTTAGGGGGTTGAAAGAAATTAGGGTGAGAAAGAATTGAGGTGGGTTTATGGGGTTTTAGAGATGTATGTAAGTAAGGTAAAGAAAAGAGGGAAGATTGTATGGTCGCCATGGCAGTTTGAGGGTTGGCAAAGTGGGAACCTTTACCCGAATCAATCTAAATTGGGTCAATTTGCgcaattttattttactttttattttttgggcgCCAATGTGGCGCCCCTCAAGTTGTCATGATTGATAACACCTTGACCATTGAATTGAAATCAATGCTTAAGATTGAAAGATAGACTTTGAATCTTAatccttaattttaatctaagggttaagatttagctaacataactaataatattgACTAACTTAAAGAATCTCTCCCTATGTATTGGCCTATTCTATTGGTTTACATGCTCATTTTAGTATCGTAGTTTAACAGTATACCATTGAATATACTTTTAATATTGTACAGTATAATATTGTGTCTAATAATGTatggttaaaagaaaataatgtacatatcactatttttttatatgtggTATATGCCCATGcatttttattatgatttttgtagatggttaaaatttacaaattattttttttatattgatttatttgtgtttttataattaaagttaaaaatatataagttggAATAAATTAAATGAGTTAATTGTAGTGTgcataaaaataatacatttcGTATCAAAGCCTAGCTACTCATTGAACTTTATGGTAAAAATACAATTAGTTTATGTATGGATAACTAGCAACATTTTTTACATAAAGAAGGTAACGGGTCAACCTAAACTAACTTGAAGTGGATCCAACTGATCGACTTGTGACCTGACTAGGCTAACCCAATCAACCTAAACTTGTTTTGAGTTGACTCGATCATTTTGATCTATGTTTTGACTTAAGAATTGAGTACGTGTAACAATGATTGCTATAGTTGTTTACTTTCTTGGGTTTAAATGGGATGTGTATGGTTCGGTTTGAtcgtttttttgttaaaaatctcAACCAAATCAATGTAAATGGTGTTGCATACTGATGGTctaagtttttgattttaacCCGACCAATCCATCCAATTACCTTAATTTAAACGGTTTATCCGTTTTAGATCaaaccgtgcacatccctaaGTTTAAACTCTATAACTCAATATATTTttcggttttatatatatattcattcaacTTTCAAAATTTGTTCAGATATGATATTTTTGACTCGCTCACATATATTTGTATCCAATTATATATTATGCATGTGGAtctatacttttctttttttaacaacagtggtgattggactcagcggcatgcttcttcatcgtccggtagagattgaccacgtcaccagcacagtcaatccgagggcatgactggcggtggaaaTTTCATTACCGTTATGGAGGAAACCagctaaatgctagagaaaacccccatGCCTCACCACATTGACAAGGACTTCCTAATATATCTTTCAAAGGTGACActtggctgaaagacataaaGGGCACtaaatgtccagttgggctAAATCCCAAGGACGTTGATCTATACTTTTCAATGATCGTAGCTAGCTCAATATGTAATACACATATACCTAATAGGCTAATATCTAAGAACATTTTAGAG
The sequence above is drawn from the Erigeron canadensis isolate Cc75 chromosome 4, C_canadensis_v1, whole genome shotgun sequence genome and encodes:
- the LOC122597909 gene encoding uncharacterized protein LOC122597909 isoform X1; this encodes MATIQSSLFSLPYLHTSLKPHKPTSILSHPNFFQPPKFPRLGIAYSKRKVISCLVEDDSKGFVEETSFGSIESSNSGATINLKHPRRSLLANFTCDACGVRSQRLINRLAYEKGTVYVQCAGCSTYHQLVDNLNLVVEYKFQDEVDMSPDTDQV
- the LOC122597909 gene encoding uncharacterized protein LOC122597909 isoform X2 translates to MATIQSSLFSLPYLHTSLKPHKPTSILSHPNFFQPPKFPRLGIAYSKRKVISCLVEDDSKGFVEETSFGSIESSNSGATINLKHPRRSLLANFTCDACGVRSQRLINRLAYEKGTVYVQVVRHIINLLTISIL